The following are encoded together in the Gordonia insulae genome:
- a CDS encoding decaprenylphospho-beta-D-erythro-pentofuranosid-2-ulose 2-reductase: MINAVGVPRSVLVLGGSSEIGLAITEEYLKKGPMRVVLATVPGDPAAAAAAEKMTKAGASSVEQIDFDALAPDTHPAVLDKAFAGGDIDVAIVAFGIQPDDEKAWQDQRTAVTEVGINYTAAVSVGVLLGEKMRAQGFGQIIAMSSVAGERVRRSNFVYGSTKAGLDGFYLGLGEALRPFGIRVLVIRPGQVRTRLSAHVKEAPLTVEKEDVARLAVAAADKGKDIVWAPGPFRFVMIILRHIPRPIFRRLPI; the protein is encoded by the coding sequence ATGATCAATGCCGTCGGCGTGCCGCGGTCCGTCCTAGTCCTGGGCGGAAGTTCCGAGATCGGTCTGGCGATCACCGAGGAATACCTGAAGAAGGGCCCGATGCGGGTGGTGCTGGCGACCGTCCCCGGCGATCCCGCCGCGGCAGCCGCCGCGGAGAAGATGACCAAGGCGGGCGCCTCGAGTGTCGAGCAGATCGACTTCGACGCCCTCGCCCCCGACACCCATCCGGCCGTGCTGGACAAGGCATTTGCCGGCGGCGACATCGACGTGGCGATCGTCGCGTTCGGTATCCAGCCCGACGACGAGAAGGCCTGGCAGGACCAGCGGACCGCGGTGACCGAGGTCGGCATCAACTACACCGCCGCGGTGTCGGTGGGCGTCCTGCTCGGCGAGAAGATGCGCGCCCAGGGCTTCGGTCAGATCATCGCGATGAGTTCCGTCGCCGGAGAGCGCGTGCGCCGCAGCAACTTCGTGTACGGCTCCACCAAGGCCGGCCTGGACGGCTTCTACCTCGGCCTCGGTGAGGCGTTGCGCCCGTTCGGCATCCGCGTCCTGGTGATCCGACCCGGCCAGGTCCGCACGCGCCTCTCCGCCCACGTGAAGGAAGCACCGCTCACCGTGGAGAAGGAAGACGTCGCGCGGCTCGCGGTGGCAGCCGCCGACAAGGGCAAGGACATCGTCTGGGCACCCGGCCCGTTCCGCTTCGTGATGATCATCCTGCGGCACATCCCGCGCCCGATCTTCCGTCGACTGCCCATCTGA
- a CDS encoding FAD-binding oxidoreductase, translating into MSTEELLPIETRKLMGWGRTMPILGHVLSTPYPEVIAEAVARVADDNADKPDYLKRGVIARGLGRSYGENAQNAGGLTIDMSLLNRIYSIDPDTAIVDVDAGVDLDTLMRKALPHGLWVPVLPGTRQVTVGGAIGCDIHGKNHHSAGSFGNHVVEITLLLASGKIITITPDGTDDDPDASIFWATVGGIGLTGIILRAKIKMTRTESAYFIADGTVTHSLDETIALHQDGSESNYTYSSGWFDAISKPPKLGRGTFSRGSLATLDQLPPELAKDPLKFDAPTLMNFPDIFPNGLANKFDFSIVGEAYYRMGGNYTGKIQNLTKFYHPLDLFGNWNRAYGSKGFLQYQFIVPPEAVEEFKQIIIDIQASGHVSFLNVFKLFGPGNQAPLSFPMAGWNICVDFPIKRGLAEFCNELDRRVMSIGGRLYTAKDSRTSAETFHAMYPRVEEWIATRRRVDPDRVFVSDMARRLELV; encoded by the coding sequence ATGTCTACTGAAGAGTTGTTGCCGATCGAGACCCGCAAGCTGATGGGCTGGGGCCGCACGATGCCGATCCTCGGGCACGTGCTCTCGACACCGTATCCCGAGGTCATCGCCGAAGCGGTGGCGCGCGTTGCCGACGACAACGCCGACAAACCGGACTACCTCAAGCGCGGCGTGATCGCCCGCGGCCTCGGCCGTTCGTACGGTGAGAACGCCCAGAACGCCGGCGGCCTCACCATCGACATGTCGCTGCTGAACCGGATCTACTCGATCGACCCGGACACGGCCATCGTGGACGTCGATGCCGGTGTGGATCTGGACACCCTGATGCGCAAGGCGCTGCCCCACGGACTCTGGGTTCCGGTCCTGCCGGGGACCAGGCAGGTCACCGTCGGCGGCGCGATCGGTTGCGACATCCACGGCAAGAACCACCACAGCGCGGGCAGCTTCGGCAACCACGTCGTCGAGATCACCCTGCTGCTCGCGAGCGGCAAGATCATCACGATCACGCCTGACGGCACCGACGACGATCCCGACGCCTCCATCTTCTGGGCCACCGTGGGCGGCATCGGCCTCACCGGCATCATCCTGCGGGCCAAGATCAAGATGACGCGGACCGAATCGGCCTACTTCATCGCCGACGGCACGGTCACGCACTCGCTCGACGAGACGATCGCGCTGCACCAGGACGGCAGCGAGTCGAACTACACCTACAGCTCCGGATGGTTCGACGCGATCAGCAAGCCACCGAAGCTGGGACGCGGCACCTTCTCCCGCGGATCACTCGCCACCCTGGACCAGCTGCCGCCGGAACTGGCGAAGGACCCGCTGAAGTTCGATGCGCCGACGCTGATGAACTTCCCGGACATCTTCCCGAACGGTCTGGCCAACAAGTTCGACTTCTCCATCGTCGGCGAGGCCTACTACCGAATGGGCGGCAACTACACCGGCAAGATCCAGAACCTGACGAAGTTCTATCACCCGCTGGATCTGTTCGGGAACTGGAATCGCGCCTACGGCTCGAAAGGTTTCCTGCAGTACCAGTTCATCGTGCCGCCGGAGGCCGTCGAGGAGTTCAAGCAGATCATCATCGACATCCAGGCGTCCGGTCACGTCAGCTTCCTCAACGTGTTCAAGCTCTTCGGGCCCGGAAACCAAGCGCCGCTGTCCTTCCCGATGGCCGGCTGGAACATCTGCGTCGACTTCCCGATCAAGAGGGGACTCGCCGAGTTCTGCAACGAACTCGACCGGCGGGTGATGTCGATCGGCGGGCGCCTCTACACCGCCAAGGACTCGCGGACCTCGGCCGAGACCTTCCACGCCATGTACCCGAGGGTCGAGGAGTGGATCGCGACGCGCCGCCGCGTCGACCCCGACCGCGTCTTCGTCTCCGACATGGCACGCCGCCTCGAACTGGTATGA